A window of the Bdellovibrio sp. ZAP7 genome harbors these coding sequences:
- a CDS encoding ribonucleoside-diphosphate reductase subunit alpha translates to MLETTAHIMRVKKRDGTLEPVDVTKIVERVTRNCQGLTQVDPLRVATKAISGLYDGATTNELDNLCIQTASLLIGEEPEYSRLAARLLGIYIDEEVRSQKIQSFADSVNYGFQAGLLSETTKNFVEANKAALCAAIEPYRTDRFEYFGLRTVYDRYLLKNPTSRQVFETPQYFFMRVACGLAQTVDEAIEFYRLISSHDYMASTPTLFNSGTLRPQMSSCYLLDSPTDDLEAIYKKYTDIALLSKFAGGIGVAYSRIRSRGSLIKGTNGHSNGIIPWLKTMDSSVSAVNQGGKRKGAACVYLETWHADIEEFLELRDNTGDEAKRTHNLNLANWVPDLFMKRVEADGMWSLFDPRVVPHFVDTYGPEFEAAYEQAEAEKKYSKQIKARDLYSRMMKTLAQTGNGWMTFKDASNMKANQTGEAGNVIHLSNLCTEILEVTSNSETAVCNLGSVNLGRHVENGQFNFDKLAKSVRTAVKYLDRVVDINFYPISTAQDSNHKWRPVGLGVMGLQDAFFQLKLPFDSQAARDLSAKIQEEIYYNALLTSCELAEKYGAHGAYEQTRAAKGLLQYDLWGVTPTQPERFNALKAKIKQHGLRNSLLIAIAPTATIASIVGCYEAIEPQVSNLFKRETLSGEFMQINKYLVQDLKAIGLWTEDMRNEIKLNDGSIDEIAMIPPQIKELYRTVWEIPMKSLIEMAADRGAYIDQAQSLNLFMESPTIGKVSSMYMYAWKKGVKTTYYLRSRPATKIAKTTVKSSNNGMGMTTAAANTMDAAPAAPTQEAAPKKTYTDSEVIACSLENPEACEACQ, encoded by the coding sequence ATGTTGGAAACAACAGCTCACATCATGAGAGTTAAAAAGAGAGATGGAACTCTTGAACCAGTCGACGTAACGAAGATCGTTGAACGTGTGACTCGTAATTGCCAAGGTTTGACTCAAGTCGACCCACTTCGCGTTGCTACGAAAGCAATCAGCGGTCTTTACGATGGCGCAACAACAAATGAGTTGGATAATCTTTGTATCCAGACGGCTTCTTTGTTGATCGGTGAAGAACCAGAATACTCTCGTTTGGCTGCCCGTCTTTTGGGCATCTATATTGATGAGGAAGTTCGCTCTCAAAAAATCCAGTCTTTCGCTGACTCTGTAAACTATGGTTTCCAAGCCGGTTTGTTGTCAGAGACGACTAAAAACTTCGTTGAAGCAAACAAAGCAGCTCTTTGCGCGGCAATCGAGCCTTACCGCACAGACCGTTTTGAATACTTCGGCTTGAGAACTGTTTACGATCGTTATTTGCTAAAAAATCCAACTTCACGCCAGGTGTTTGAAACACCTCAATACTTCTTTATGCGTGTGGCTTGCGGTTTGGCTCAAACGGTTGATGAAGCTATCGAGTTCTATCGCTTGATCTCTTCTCATGACTACATGGCGTCTACGCCAACATTGTTCAACTCTGGTACTTTGCGCCCTCAAATGTCTTCTTGCTATCTTTTGGATTCTCCAACAGATGACTTGGAAGCGATCTACAAAAAGTACACAGACATCGCTTTGCTATCTAAATTCGCTGGCGGCATCGGTGTTGCTTACTCTCGTATCCGTTCCCGTGGTTCTTTGATCAAAGGAACAAACGGTCACTCTAACGGCATTATCCCTTGGTTGAAAACTATGGACTCTTCTGTGTCTGCAGTTAACCAAGGTGGTAAACGTAAAGGTGCTGCTTGTGTGTACTTGGAAACTTGGCATGCTGATATCGAGGAGTTCCTTGAACTTCGCGACAACACAGGTGACGAAGCTAAACGTACTCACAACTTGAACTTGGCAAACTGGGTTCCAGATTTGTTCATGAAACGCGTTGAAGCTGACGGCATGTGGTCTTTGTTTGACCCACGCGTAGTGCCTCATTTCGTAGACACTTATGGCCCGGAATTCGAAGCGGCTTACGAACAAGCTGAAGCTGAGAAAAAATATTCTAAACAAATCAAAGCCCGCGACCTTTACTCTCGCATGATGAAAACTCTTGCGCAGACTGGTAACGGCTGGATGACATTTAAAGATGCTTCCAACATGAAAGCCAACCAAACTGGTGAGGCTGGTAATGTGATCCATCTTTCAAATCTTTGCACAGAGATCCTTGAAGTGACTTCAAACTCTGAAACAGCGGTTTGTAACTTGGGTTCTGTGAACCTTGGCAGACACGTTGAAAACGGTCAGTTCAACTTCGACAAACTGGCGAAATCTGTTCGCACAGCTGTGAAGTACTTGGACCGCGTTGTTGATATCAACTTCTACCCTATTTCAACGGCTCAGGATTCCAACCACAAATGGCGTCCAGTTGGTTTGGGCGTGATGGGTCTTCAAGATGCTTTCTTCCAATTGAAGTTGCCTTTTGACTCCCAAGCGGCTCGTGATTTGTCTGCTAAAATCCAAGAAGAGATCTACTACAACGCTCTTTTGACTTCTTGTGAACTAGCTGAAAAATACGGCGCTCATGGTGCTTACGAACAAACTCGTGCAGCTAAAGGTTTGTTGCAATACGACCTTTGGGGTGTGACTCCGACTCAACCAGAGCGATTCAATGCTTTGAAAGCGAAAATCAAACAACACGGTTTGCGTAACTCTTTGTTGATCGCTATTGCTCCCACAGCAACTATCGCTTCTATCGTAGGTTGCTACGAAGCGATCGAACCTCAAGTATCGAACTTGTTCAAACGTGAAACGCTTTCTGGTGAGTTCATGCAGATCAATAAGTACTTGGTCCAAGATCTTAAAGCGATTGGTCTTTGGACTGAAGACATGCGCAATGAAATCAAATTGAACGATGGTTCAATTGATGAAATTGCGATGATCCCACCTCAGATCAAAGAACTTTACCGTACTGTTTGGGAAATCCCAATGAAGTCATTGATTGAAATGGCTGCAGACCGTGGCGCTTACATCGACCAAGCTCAATCTTTGAACTTGTTCATGGAAAGCCCGACTATCGGTAAAGTTTCTTCTATGTACATGTATGCATGGAAGAAAGGTGTGAAAACGACTTATTACTTGCGCTCTCGTCCAGCGACTAAGATCGCAAAAACGACTGTGAAGTCTTCTAACAACGGTATGGGAATGACAACAGCTGCTGCAAACACAATGGATGCAGCTCCTGCAGCTCCGACTCAAGAAGCCGCTCCTAAGAAAACTTACACAGATTCAGAAGTGATTGCTTGTTCTTTGGAAAATCCAGAGGCTTGCGAAGCTTGTCAGTAA
- a CDS encoding ribonucleotide-diphosphate reductase subunit beta → MILDPGFNLTLRPMKYPTMYEMYKNGIKNTWTVDEIDFSTDLVDLHSKMTAAERHLISRLVAFFATGDSIVGNNLVLNLYKHVNAPEGRMYLSRQLYEEALHVQFYLTLLDTYIPNPDERAEAFAAIDNIPSIKKKADFCFKWIDSINELDQLNTKEDRRRFLMNLICFATCVEGLFFYAAFAYVYFLRSKGLLQGLASGTNWVFRDESMHMAFAIEVIKTARKEEPDLFNSQMEDMVTQMLEDAIECEMDFANDVLQLGVAGLSPKDMRQYLEYCADQRLESLNIAPRYNVKNPFGFMELQDMQELANFFERRVSAYQTGISGSVAFDEAF, encoded by the coding sequence ATGATTTTAGATCCAGGCTTTAACTTAACTCTTCGTCCGATGAAATACCCAACTATGTACGAAATGTACAAAAACGGTATCAAGAACACTTGGACAGTGGATGAAATTGATTTCTCTACAGACCTTGTTGACCTTCATTCAAAAATGACAGCAGCTGAAAGGCATTTGATCTCTCGCCTGGTGGCATTCTTTGCGACGGGTGACTCTATCGTCGGAAACAATCTTGTATTGAATCTTTACAAGCACGTAAACGCGCCAGAAGGCCGTATGTATTTGTCTCGTCAGCTTTATGAAGAAGCTTTGCACGTTCAGTTCTATCTGACTTTGCTGGATACTTACATCCCAAATCCAGATGAGCGCGCGGAAGCATTTGCTGCGATCGACAATATTCCTTCCATCAAAAAGAAAGCGGATTTCTGCTTTAAATGGATCGATTCCATCAACGAATTGGATCAATTGAACACGAAAGAAGACCGTCGTCGCTTCTTGATGAACTTGATCTGCTTCGCAACTTGCGTTGAAGGTTTGTTCTTCTATGCAGCTTTCGCTTACGTTTACTTCTTGCGTTCAAAAGGTTTGTTGCAAGGTCTTGCATCTGGCACAAACTGGGTGTTCCGTGACGAATCTATGCACATGGCGTTCGCTATCGAAGTGATCAAAACAGCGCGTAAAGAAGAACCAGATCTTTTCAATTCTCAAATGGAAGATATGGTTACGCAAATGCTTGAAGACGCTATCGAGTGTGAGATGGACTTTGCAAACGACGTATTGCAATTGGGTGTTGCCGGTCTTTCTCCAAAAGACATGCGCCAATATCTTGAATACTGCGCGGACCAACGCCTTGAAAGCTTGAACATCGCTCCACGCTACAATGTGAAAAATCCATTTGGCTTTATGGAACTTCAAGACATGCAAGAACTTGCAAACTTCTTCGAAAGACGTGTTTCTGCTTACCAAACTGGTATCAGTGGCTCGGTAGCCTTCGATGAGGCGTTCTAA
- a CDS encoding HTTM domain-containing protein yields MKHLQFQIKKAWALWDEFWFAPQNLLGLAFLRITLCGTFLYMSIMRFYNLWYFTDASWLPKDKALLILPEFGRPMFSWNFWPDSMNLQINILVVILFALLTLGIGGRIFTALAWIINIGFLNRNYPAHFGADVIGSLFLFYLIFTNSCERLSVLNLIRKKKTFKPSDMVSSMMIRMMQFQIMAIYAYTGWEKLKGYSWWDGTALWSVLANPQMTTVDFSFLRQIPWVIPVLGYMTIIFEVYFPPMVIWNKSRHIWLLIGVGMHLGIGIFMGLMPFATIMLSTYFLFLSPIALEQKIVSKLDFSKN; encoded by the coding sequence ATGAAGCATCTTCAATTTCAAATCAAAAAAGCTTGGGCTTTGTGGGATGAATTCTGGTTTGCTCCGCAGAATTTGTTAGGGCTGGCATTTCTGCGCATCACTTTGTGCGGGACTTTTCTGTATATGAGTATCATGAGGTTTTATAATCTGTGGTATTTCACGGATGCGAGCTGGCTCCCGAAAGATAAAGCTCTTTTGATTCTGCCCGAGTTTGGCAGACCGATGTTTTCCTGGAACTTTTGGCCTGATTCCATGAATCTGCAAATCAATATTCTGGTTGTGATTTTATTTGCGCTATTAACTCTGGGTATCGGTGGTCGAATATTTACGGCGCTGGCGTGGATTATTAATATCGGCTTTTTGAATCGCAATTACCCGGCACATTTTGGTGCGGATGTGATTGGTTCGTTGTTCTTATTTTATCTGATCTTTACGAACTCCTGTGAGCGCTTAAGTGTCTTGAATTTGATTCGTAAAAAGAAAACCTTTAAGCCCTCGGACATGGTTTCCAGTATGATGATTCGCATGATGCAGTTTCAGATCATGGCGATCTATGCCTATACGGGATGGGAAAAACTAAAAGGTTATAGTTGGTGGGATGGAACGGCTTTATGGTCCGTGCTTGCAAATCCCCAAATGACGACAGTGGATTTTAGTTTCCTACGCCAGATCCCTTGGGTGATTCCGGTGTTGGGTTATATGACGATCATTTTTGAAGTCTATTTTCCGCCAATGGTGATCTGGAATAAGAGTCGCCATATCTGGTTGCTTATAGGGGTGGGAATGCATTTGGGGATTGGAATCTTCATGGGGCTTATGCCTTTTGCAACTATAATGCTTTCCACTTATTTCTTGTTCCTAAGCCCGATCGCTTTAGAGCAGAAAATTGTCTCAAAACTGGACTTTTCTAAAAATTGA